The Geotalea uraniireducens Rf4 genome window below encodes:
- a CDS encoding GSU3473 family protein: MLIRVIYRDASVDLVNSSSLAHLIKKQEIVAFCRSDGWIMIDRDPVRKRKRQFVGPGRRATDLASDYYG; the protein is encoded by the coding sequence ATGCTGATCAGGGTTATCTATCGCGATGCAAGTGTGGACCTTGTCAATTCGTCTTCACTCGCCCACTTGATAAAAAAGCAGGAGATTGTGGCATTCTGCAGGTCAGATGGATGGATTATGATAGATCGTGATCCCGTACGAAAAAGAAAGCGCCAGTTTGTAGGGCCTGGCAGAAGAGCAACCGACCTTGCCTCCGATTATTACGGATGA